The genomic interval CCCCAAAATCTGGACAGAATATAATTAAGCTGCGCTGGAGGACTGGATCCTGTATTGAACAGGACTCAGTCCTTTCAATTTGCTTTTAATCCTTTTGGTATTGTAGTATTC from Dehalobacter sp. carries:
- a CDS encoding IS3 family transposase, with protein sequence EYYNTKRIKSKLKGLSPVQYRIQSSSAA